Genomic segment of Methanolobus mangrovi:
AGTTGAAAATAAAATCCAGGGTCCAGCTAAGAAAATCAGCAAAGAATCAACTCTTGAGTGATATTACTTCTATTTTTGGTGAAGCGGTAAAGAAGCTCGAAAGCAGCAAGTTTGAAACGGCAAACATCGATGATATGTCCCTCATACTTGTTGATGGGGAACCGCTGCTGTTCCAGATAAATGGCTTTTACTTCCCTACTGTAAAAGGTGTCCTTAAGCTGGGTTTGATGAAGAATGTGGTGACAGTAGATTCTGGTGCTGTTCGTTTTGTTATAAACGGTGCTGATATTATGTGTCCGGGAATTGTTGATGCTGATCCTGATATAAGGGAGAATGACCCTGTTATCATAATTGAAGAAGCTCATAGCAAACCTCTGGCCATTGGGACAGCTTTGATGCCGGGGGCAGAAATGAAAGGAAATAAAGGCAAAGCTGTAAAGTCCATCCATTACGTGGGTGACAAGCTCTGGAACTTTGACATCT
This window contains:
- a CDS encoding RNA-binding protein; its protein translation is MKIKSRVQLRKSAKNQLLSDITSIFGEAVKKLESSKFETANIDDMSLILVDGEPLLFQINGFYFPTVKGVLKLGLMKNVVTVDSGAVRFVINGADIMCPGIVDADPDIRENDPVIIIEEAHSKPLAIGTALMPGAEMKGNKGKAVKSIHYVGDKLWNFDI